In Pseudomonas fluorescens, the following are encoded in one genomic region:
- a CDS encoding di-heme oxidoredictase family protein, with amino-acid sequence MPSLPLRLSALFLALGLSACDDAPKFTQAEPGEARSGGSATVRKTDQNAFSMPSANLPPSRRVDFSVGNSFIRSPWVIAPSTTTARDGLGPLFNTNACQGCHIKDGRGHPPTPDDVNAVSMLVRLSIPDAPVYAKVIEQLGVVPEPVYGGQFQDMAVPGVAPEGKVRVDYTAVPVRFKDGTEVELRKPSLNITQLGYGPMHPDTRFSARVAPPMIGLGLLEAIPDEAILANAEAQAKANNGISGRPNRVWDDAQQKTVLGRFGWKAGQPNLNQQNVHAFSGDMGLTTSLRPVDDCTDAQTACKQAPSGNGPNGEPEVSDNILRLVLFYSRNLAVPARRDVSAPEVLAGKTLFYQAGCQSCHTPKYTTAANAAEPELANQVIRPYSDLLLHDMGDGLADNRTEFQASGRQWRTPPLWGIGLTQAVSGHTQFLHDGRARNLLEAVLWHGGEAKAAQQQVLSFNAEQRAALLAFLNSL; translated from the coding sequence ATGCCCTCGCTGCCTCTTCGCTTGTCCGCACTGTTTCTGGCCCTGGGCCTGAGTGCCTGCGATGACGCCCCGAAATTCACCCAGGCCGAGCCTGGTGAAGCCCGCTCCGGCGGCAGTGCGACGGTGCGCAAGACCGATCAGAACGCGTTTTCCATGCCCTCGGCGAACCTGCCGCCGTCACGGCGCGTGGATTTCAGTGTCGGCAACAGTTTCATCCGCAGCCCTTGGGTGATCGCCCCGTCGACGACGACCGCTCGCGATGGCCTCGGTCCACTGTTCAACACCAATGCCTGCCAGGGCTGCCACATCAAGGACGGCCGCGGCCATCCGCCGACTCCCGACGATGTGAACGCCGTGTCGATGCTGGTACGACTGTCGATTCCCGACGCCCCGGTGTATGCCAAGGTCATCGAACAGCTCGGTGTAGTGCCGGAGCCCGTCTACGGCGGTCAGTTCCAGGACATGGCCGTACCCGGCGTGGCCCCCGAAGGCAAAGTGCGGGTCGATTACACCGCCGTGCCGGTTCGCTTCAAGGACGGCACCGAAGTCGAGTTGCGCAAACCGAGCCTGAACATCACCCAGCTGGGCTACGGCCCGATGCACCCCGACACCCGTTTCTCGGCCCGCGTGGCGCCGCCGATGATTGGCCTGGGCTTGCTCGAAGCGATCCCCGACGAAGCAATCCTGGCCAACGCCGAGGCACAGGCCAAGGCGAACAACGGCATCAGCGGACGCCCGAACCGGGTCTGGGATGACGCCCAACAGAAGACCGTTCTGGGACGATTTGGCTGGAAAGCCGGACAACCGAATCTCAATCAACAGAATGTCCACGCGTTTTCGGGTGATATGGGACTCACGACCAGCCTAAGACCCGTTGATGACTGCACGGACGCGCAAACGGCTTGCAAACAGGCACCCAGTGGCAATGGCCCCAACGGCGAGCCGGAAGTCAGCGACAACATCCTGCGCCTGGTGCTGTTCTACAGCCGAAACCTCGCCGTACCGGCCCGTCGTGACGTCAGCGCACCTGAAGTGCTGGCCGGCAAGACCCTGTTTTATCAGGCCGGTTGCCAGTCCTGTCACACACCGAAATACACCACCGCCGCCAACGCCGCCGAACCTGAACTGGCCAATCAAGTGATTCGCCCGTACAGCGATCTGCTGTTGCATGACATGGGCGACGGCCTGGCCGACAACCGTACCGAGTTCCAGGCCAGCGGCCGCCAATGGCGTACCCCGCCGTTGTGGGGCATAGGCCTGACACAGGCGGTCAGCGGCCACACCCAGTTCCTGCACGACGGCCGCGCCCGCAACCTGCTCGAAGCCGTGCTCTGGCATGGCGGCGAGGCAAAAGCGGCGCAGCAACAGGTTTTGTCTTTCAATGCCGAGCAACGCGCTGCGTTGCTGGCGTTCCTGAATTCCCTTTAA
- a CDS encoding imelysin family protein produces the protein MIRMPLATASLLAIAISLAGCGEGKDQEKAAAPAASTAAAPAAPAAAPAAAGKVDEAAAKAVVAHYADIVFAVYSDAESTAKTLQTAVDAFLAKPNADTLKAAKAAWVAARVPYLQSEVFRFGNTIVDDWEGQLNAWPLDEGLIDYVDKSYEHALGNPGATANIIANTKVQIGEDKVDVKDITPEKLASLNELGGSEANVATGYHAIEFLLWGQDLNGTGPGAGNRPASDYLEGKGATGGHNDRRRAYLKSVTQLLVSDLEEMVGNWKPNVADNYRATLEAEPAETGLRKMLFGMGSLSLGELAGERMKVSLEANSPEDEQDCFSDNTHNSHFYDAKGIRNVYLGEYTRVDGTKMTGASLSSLVAKADPAADTALKDDLAATEAKLQVMVDHANKGEHYDQLIAAGNTAGNQIVRDAIASLVKQTGSIEAAAGKLGINDLNPDNADHEF, from the coding sequence ATGATTCGTATGCCTCTGGCTACCGCCAGTCTGTTGGCCATCGCTATTTCCCTCGCCGGTTGTGGCGAAGGTAAAGACCAGGAAAAAGCTGCCGCGCCAGCTGCCAGCACTGCCGCTGCCCCGGCTGCTCCAGCCGCTGCGCCTGCCGCTGCCGGTAAAGTCGACGAAGCCGCCGCCAAAGCCGTTGTCGCCCATTACGCCGACATCGTTTTCGCCGTTTACAGCGATGCCGAATCCACCGCGAAGACCCTGCAAACCGCCGTAGACGCCTTCCTCGCCAAGCCGAACGCCGACACCCTGAAAGCCGCCAAGGCTGCCTGGGTTGCCGCTCGCGTGCCTTACCTGCAGAGCGAAGTGTTCCGCTTCGGTAACACCATCGTTGACGACTGGGAAGGTCAGCTGAACGCCTGGCCGCTGGACGAAGGCCTGATCGACTACGTCGACAAATCCTACGAACACGCCCTGGGCAACCCGGGCGCCACTGCCAACATCATCGCCAACACTAAAGTGCAGATCGGCGAAGACAAGGTCGATGTCAAAGACATCACCCCGGAAAAACTCGCCAGCCTGAACGAGCTGGGCGGTTCCGAGGCCAACGTCGCCACCGGCTACCACGCCATCGAATTCCTGCTCTGGGGCCAGGACCTGAACGGCACCGGCCCTGGCGCCGGCAACCGTCCGGCTTCGGACTACCTGGAAGGCAAAGGCGCTACCGGCGGCCACAACGATCGTCGTCGTGCCTACCTGAAGTCCGTGACTCAGCTGCTGGTCAGCGACCTGGAAGAAATGGTCGGCAACTGGAAGCCGAACGTGGCCGACAACTACCGCGCCACCCTGGAAGCGGAACCGGCTGAAACCGGCCTGCGCAAAATGCTGTTCGGCATGGGCAGCCTGTCCCTCGGCGAACTGGCGGGCGAGCGCATGAAGGTTTCCCTGGAAGCCAACTCCCCGGAAGACGAACAGGATTGCTTCAGCGACAACACCCACAACTCGCACTTCTACGATGCCAAGGGCATTCGTAACGTGTACCTGGGCGAATACACCCGTGTTGATGGCACCAAAATGACCGGCGCCAGCCTGTCGTCCCTGGTGGCCAAAGCCGACCCGGCTGCCGACACCGCGCTCAAAGACGACCTGGCCGCCACTGAAGCCAAGCTTCAGGTCATGGTCGACCATGCCAACAAGGGTGAGCACTACGACCAATTGATCGCTGCCGGCAACACCGCGGGCAATCAGATCGTCCGTGACGCCATCGCTTCCCTGGTCAAGCAGACCGGTTCGATCGAAGCCGCCGCTGGCAAACTGGGCATCAACGACCTGAACCCGGACAACGCTGATCACGAATTCTGA
- a CDS encoding EAL domain-containing protein codes for MKLELKNSLSVKLLRVVLLSALIVGVVLSCAQIVFDAYKTRQAVASDAERILDMFRDPSTQAVYSLDREMGMQVIEGLFQDAAVRKASIGHPNEAMLAQKSRELQHSNSRWLTDLILGKERTFTTQLVGRGPYSEYYGDLSITLDTATYGQEFIVSSVIIFISGVLRALAMGLVLYLVYHWLLTKPLSRIIEHLTEINPDRPSEHKIPLLKGHENNELGIWINTANQLLESIERNTHLRHEAENSLVRMSQYDFLTGLPNRQQLQQQLDKILIDAGKLQRRVAVLCVGLDDFKGINEQFSYQTGDQLLLALADRLRGHSGRLGALARLGGDQFALVQADIEQPYEAAELAQSILDDLEAAFALDHQEIRLRATIGITLFPEDGNSTEKLLQKAEQTMTLAKTRSRNRYQFYIASVDTEMRRRRELEKDLRDALIRNQFYLVYQPQISYRDNRVVGVEALIRWQHPEHGMVPPDLFIPLAEQNGTIIAIGEWVLDQACKQLREWHDQGFSDLRMAVNLSTVQLHHAELPRVVNNLLQMYRLPPRSLELEVTETGLMEDISTAAQHLLSLRRSGALIAIDDFGTGYSSLSYLKSLPLDKIKIDKSFVQDLLDDDDDATIVRAIIQLGKSLGMQVIAEGVETAEQEAYIISEGCHEGQGYHYSKPLPARELGLYLKQAQRSNAAIL; via the coding sequence TTGAAGCTGGAACTCAAGAACAGCTTGTCGGTGAAGTTACTCCGGGTCGTGCTCCTGTCGGCATTGATCGTCGGCGTGGTCTTGAGCTGCGCGCAGATTGTGTTCGATGCCTATAAAACACGCCAGGCCGTCGCCAGCGATGCCGAACGCATCCTCGACATGTTTCGCGACCCCTCGACCCAGGCCGTCTATAGCCTGGACCGGGAAATGGGCATGCAGGTGATCGAGGGCCTGTTTCAGGACGCCGCCGTGCGCAAGGCCTCCATCGGCCATCCCAACGAAGCCATGCTCGCGCAAAAATCCCGAGAGTTGCAGCACTCCAACAGTCGCTGGCTGACCGACCTGATTCTTGGCAAGGAACGCACCTTCACCACCCAGCTGGTCGGTCGCGGGCCCTACAGCGAGTATTACGGCGACCTGAGCATCACCCTCGATACCGCCACCTACGGCCAAGAGTTCATTGTCAGCTCGGTGATCATCTTCATTTCCGGCGTACTGCGCGCGCTCGCCATGGGGCTGGTGTTGTATCTGGTCTACCACTGGCTGCTGACCAAGCCGCTGTCGCGGATCATCGAGCACCTCACGGAAATCAATCCGGATCGCCCCAGCGAACACAAGATTCCGCTGCTCAAGGGGCACGAGAATAACGAACTGGGCATCTGGATCAACACCGCCAACCAGTTGCTCGAATCCATCGAACGCAATACCCATCTGCGCCACGAAGCGGAAAACAGCCTGGTGCGCATGTCCCAGTACGATTTCCTGACGGGGCTGCCGAACCGCCAGCAATTGCAGCAGCAACTGGACAAGATCCTCATCGATGCCGGCAAATTGCAGCGCCGGGTCGCCGTGTTGTGTGTCGGCCTGGATGACTTCAAGGGCATCAACGAGCAGTTCAGCTATCAGACCGGCGACCAGTTGTTGCTGGCCTTGGCCGATCGCCTGCGCGGTCATAGCGGGCGCCTGGGCGCCCTCGCCCGCCTAGGTGGCGACCAGTTCGCCCTGGTCCAGGCCGACATCGAACAGCCCTACGAAGCCGCCGAGCTGGCGCAAAGCATTCTCGATGATCTGGAAGCGGCGTTTGCCCTTGACCATCAGGAGATCCGCCTGCGCGCCACCATCGGCATCACCCTGTTTCCCGAGGACGGCAACAGCACCGAAAAGTTGCTGCAAAAGGCCGAGCAGACCATGACGCTGGCCAAGACCCGTTCGCGCAACCGCTATCAGTTCTATATCGCCAGCGTCGACACCGAAATGCGCCGCCGCCGCGAGCTGGAAAAAGACCTGCGCGATGCGTTGATCCGCAATCAGTTCTACCTCGTCTACCAGCCGCAGATCAGCTATCGCGACAACCGTGTGGTGGGTGTCGAAGCCCTGATTCGCTGGCAACACCCCGAGCACGGTATGGTGCCGCCAGACCTGTTCATCCCCCTGGCCGAACAGAACGGCACCATCATTGCCATCGGCGAATGGGTGCTGGACCAGGCCTGCAAACAACTGCGCGAGTGGCATGACCAGGGCTTCTCCGACCTGCGCATGGCGGTGAACCTGTCTACGGTTCAACTGCACCACGCCGAACTGCCACGGGTGGTCAACAACCTGCTGCAGATGTATCGCCTGCCGCCGCGCAGCCTGGAACTGGAAGTCACCGAAACCGGCCTGATGGAAGACATCAGCACCGCGGCCCAGCACTTGCTCAGCCTGCGCCGCTCCGGCGCGCTGATCGCCATCGACGACTTCGGAACCGGCTATTCGTCCTTGAGTTATCTCAAGAGCCTGCCGCTGGACAAGATCAAGATCGACAAGAGCTTCGTTCAGGACCTGCTCGATGACGACGACGATGCGACCATCGTTCGCGCCATCATCCAGCTGGGCAAGAGCCTGGGCATGCAGGTGATTGCCGAGGGCGTGGAAACCGCCGAGCAAGAGGCCTACATCATTTCCGAAGGCTGCCACGAAGGTCAGGGCTATCACTACAGCAAGCCGTTGCCGGCACGGGAACTGGGCCTATACCTGAAGCAAGCCCAACGCAGCAACGCCGCTATTTTGTAA
- a CDS encoding DUF6124 family protein produces the protein MSVDKLIPDPPLNTAKPYTPNTMFMIVPDMDTESLLAHACESLASANVMASDFATFLTGPQRNTALAIAQIIMLAELAVNRALDNVDPQ, from the coding sequence ATTTCAGTGGATAAATTAATCCCCGATCCGCCCTTAAATACAGCCAAACCCTACACCCCCAACACCATGTTCATGATCGTCCCGGATATGGATACCGAATCCCTGCTGGCCCACGCTTGTGAGTCATTGGCTTCGGCCAACGTCATGGCGAGTGATTTCGCCACCTTCCTGACCGGCCCTCAGCGCAATACGGCGTTGGCCATTGCGCAGATCATCATGCTGGCGGAGCTGGCGGTGAATCGTGCGTTGGATAACGTCGATCCACAGTAG
- a CDS encoding Fe-Mn family superoxide dismutase has product MAFELPPLPYAHDALQPHISKETLEFHHDKHHNTYVVNLNNLVPGTEFEGKTLEEIVKTSSGGIFNNAAQVWNHTFYWNCLAPNAGGQPTGALAEAINAAFGSFDKFKEEFSKTSIGTFGSGWGWLVKKADGSLALASTIGAGNPLTNGDTPLLTCDVWEHAYYIDYRNLRPKYVEAFWNLVNWKFVAEQFEGKTFTA; this is encoded by the coding sequence ATGGCTTTCGAATTGCCGCCACTGCCGTACGCACACGATGCCCTGCAGCCGCACATCTCCAAGGAAACCCTGGAGTTCCACCACGACAAGCACCACAACACCTACGTCGTGAACCTGAACAACTTGGTGCCAGGCACCGAGTTCGAAGGCAAGACCCTGGAAGAAATCGTCAAGACTTCCTCGGGCGGTATCTTCAACAACGCCGCTCAGGTCTGGAACCACACTTTCTACTGGAACTGCCTGGCGCCAAACGCCGGCGGTCAACCAACCGGCGCTCTGGCTGAAGCCATCAACGCGGCTTTCGGTTCGTTCGACAAGTTCAAGGAAGAGTTCAGCAAGACGTCCATCGGCACCTTCGGTTCCGGTTGGGGCTGGCTGGTGAAAAAGGCTGACGGTTCCCTGGCCCTGGCCAGCACCATCGGCGCCGGCAACCCGCTGACCAACGGCGACACCCCGCTGCTGACCTGCGACGTCTGGGAGCACGCTTACTACATCGACTACCGCAACCTGCGTCCGAAGTATGTCGAAGCGTTCTGGAACCTGGTCAACTGGAAGTTCGTGGCTGAGCAGTTCGAAGGCAAAACCTTCACCGCTTAA
- a CDS encoding LysE/ArgO family amino acid transporter — translation MWQSYVNGLLVAFGLIMAIGTQNAFVLAQSLRREHHLPVAALCVACDALLVAAGVFGLATVLAQNPTLLAIARWGGAAFLLWYGSQALRRAFSKQSLEQGENQTVRSLRAVMLSALAVTLLNPHVYLDTVLLIGSLGAQQTEPGAYVVGAASASLLWFFTLALGAAWLAPWLARPSTWRILDLLVAVMMFAVALQLIAAS, via the coding sequence ATGTGGCAAAGTTATGTGAACGGCCTGTTGGTGGCCTTCGGCCTGATCATGGCGATCGGCACCCAGAATGCGTTTGTCCTGGCGCAAAGCCTGCGGCGTGAACATCACCTGCCGGTGGCGGCGCTCTGCGTGGCCTGCGACGCCCTGTTGGTGGCTGCCGGGGTATTTGGCCTGGCGACGGTGCTGGCGCAGAACCCGACGCTGCTGGCCATTGCCCGCTGGGGCGGCGCAGCGTTCCTGTTGTGGTACGGCAGCCAGGCACTGCGCCGGGCCTTTTCGAAGCAGAGCCTTGAGCAGGGCGAAAACCAGACCGTACGCTCGCTGCGGGCAGTCATGCTCAGCGCGCTGGCGGTGACCTTGCTCAATCCGCACGTCTATCTGGACACCGTTTTGCTGATCGGCTCCCTGGGCGCTCAACAAACCGAGCCCGGCGCTTATGTAGTCGGCGCGGCCAGTGCCTCGCTGTTGTGGTTTTTCACCTTGGCCCTTGGTGCGGCATGGCTGGCACCGTGGCTCGCCCGCCCGAGCACCTGGCGAATTCTCGATCTGTTGGTGGCGGTGATGATGTTTGCCGTAGCGCTGCAACTGATCGCGGCCAGCTGA
- a CDS encoding ACT domain-containing protein — protein sequence MAGETSLATLLRSMSPQLNAGEYVFCTLRDGKLPTDLEIVGSFREQEGLTVILERSRAVKAGFSFDYIAAWITLNVHSALEAVGLTAAFATALGQAGISCNVIAGYYHDHLFVGQADADRALQVLRDLAANAE from the coding sequence ATGGCTGGCGAAACTTCATTGGCAACGCTGCTGCGCAGCATGAGCCCGCAGCTCAACGCTGGCGAATACGTGTTCTGCACTTTGCGCGACGGCAAGTTGCCTACGGATCTGGAAATTGTCGGCAGCTTTCGCGAGCAGGAAGGCCTGACCGTGATTCTCGAACGTTCCCGTGCCGTAAAGGCCGGGTTCAGCTTCGACTACATCGCCGCCTGGATCACCTTGAACGTACATTCAGCCCTCGAAGCGGTCGGCCTGACCGCCGCATTCGCCACGGCGCTTGGCCAGGCAGGAATCAGCTGCAACGTGATTGCCGGCTACTACCACGACCATCTGTTTGTCGGCCAGGCCGACGCCGACCGTGCCCTGCAAGTGCTGCGGGATCTGGCAGCCAACGCGGAGTAA
- a CDS encoding LysR family transcriptional regulator ArgP, giving the protein MFDYKLLSALAAVVEQAGFERAAQVLGLSQSAISQRIKLLEARVGQPVLVRATPPTPTEIGRRLLNHVQQVRLLERDLQSLVPALDEEGLPERLRIALNADSLATWWAQAVGEFCAEQHLLMDLVVEDQTVGLKRMRAGEVAACVCASERPVAGARSVLLGAMRYRALASPAFIARHFPQGVRADQLSRTPALVFGPDDFLQHRYLASLGVEGGFEHHLCPSSEGFIRLTEAGLGWGLVPELQVREQLQRGVLQELLPDKPIDVPLYWHHWRNGGQLLGLLTDQLVSASKQWLVPLD; this is encoded by the coding sequence ATGTTCGACTATAAATTGCTTTCTGCCCTGGCCGCCGTGGTCGAACAGGCCGGTTTTGAACGGGCGGCCCAGGTGCTGGGCTTGTCGCAATCGGCGATCTCCCAGCGCATCAAGCTGCTGGAAGCGCGGGTTGGCCAACCGGTGCTGGTGCGGGCCACGCCGCCAACGCCGACGGAAATCGGTCGGCGGTTGCTCAACCATGTGCAGCAGGTGCGATTGCTTGAACGGGATCTGCAAAGCCTGGTGCCGGCGCTGGATGAAGAGGGCCTGCCGGAACGCCTGCGGATCGCCCTGAACGCGGACAGCCTGGCCACCTGGTGGGCGCAGGCGGTGGGCGAGTTTTGCGCGGAACAGCATCTGCTGATGGATCTGGTGGTCGAAGACCAGACCGTCGGCCTCAAGCGCATGCGCGCCGGTGAAGTGGCGGCCTGCGTCTGCGCCAGCGAGCGCCCTGTGGCGGGTGCGCGCAGCGTGTTGCTGGGGGCCATGCGTTACCGTGCGCTGGCCAGCCCCGCCTTTATTGCCCGGCATTTTCCGCAGGGCGTACGCGCCGATCAGTTGTCCCGGACCCCGGCGCTGGTGTTTGGTCCGGACGACTTCCTGCAGCATCGCTACCTTGCGTCCCTGGGCGTCGAGGGCGGTTTCGAACACCATTTGTGCCCGTCCTCCGAAGGTTTCATTCGTCTGACGGAAGCCGGGCTGGGCTGGGGGCTGGTCCCGGAACTGCAGGTACGCGAGCAACTGCAAAGGGGCGTATTGCAGGAGCTGCTGCCAGATAAGCCGATCGATGTGCCGCTGTACTGGCATCATTGGCGTAATGGCGGTCAGTTGCTGGGGCTGCTCACCGATCAATTGGTCAGCGCATCGAAGCAATGGCTGGTGCCCTTGGACTGA
- a CDS encoding NAD(P)-dependent oxidoreductase has translation MKILVTGASGFIGGRFARFALEQGLDVRVNGRRAESVEHLVRRGAEFIPGDLSDPELARELCSDVETVVHCAGAVGLWGRYQDFHQGNVQVTENVVEACLKQRVRRLVHLSSPSIYFDGRDHLGLTEEQVPKRFKHPFAATKYLAEQKVFGAQEFGLETLALRPRFVTGAGDMSIFPRLLNMQRKGRLAIIGNGLNKVDFTSVQNLNEALLSSLLASGSALGKAYNISNGTPIPLWDVVNYVMRNMEVPQVTRYRSYGLAYSVAALNEGVCKLWPGRPEPTLSRLGMQVMNKNFTLDISRARHYLDYDPKVSLWTALDEFCGWWKAQAIR, from the coding sequence ATGAAGATTCTGGTTACCGGCGCAAGCGGCTTCATCGGCGGGCGCTTTGCGCGTTTTGCCCTGGAGCAGGGCCTGGACGTGCGGGTCAACGGTCGCCGGGCCGAGAGTGTGGAGCATCTGGTACGCCGCGGAGCCGAGTTCATCCCGGGCGACTTGAGCGACCCGGAACTGGCGCGCGAGCTGTGTTCGGACGTCGAGACCGTGGTGCATTGCGCCGGCGCAGTCGGTTTGTGGGGACGTTATCAGGACTTCCATCAGGGCAACGTCCAGGTCACCGAGAACGTGGTCGAAGCCTGCCTGAAGCAACGGGTTCGGCGGCTGGTGCATTTGTCGTCGCCGTCGATCTACTTCGATGGTCGCGATCACCTGGGTCTGACCGAAGAACAGGTGCCCAAGCGCTTCAAGCACCCTTTCGCCGCTACCAAGTACCTGGCCGAACAAAAAGTCTTCGGCGCCCAGGAGTTCGGCCTCGAAACCCTGGCCCTGCGCCCGCGTTTCGTCACCGGGGCCGGCGACATGAGCATCTTCCCGCGCCTGTTGAACATGCAGCGCAAGGGGCGCCTGGCAATCATCGGCAACGGTCTGAACAAAGTTGATTTCACCAGCGTGCAAAACCTCAACGAAGCGTTGCTCAGCAGTTTGCTCGCCAGCGGTTCTGCGCTGGGCAAGGCTTACAACATCAGCAACGGCACGCCGATTCCCCTGTGGGACGTAGTCAATTACGTCATGCGCAACATGGAAGTCCCACAGGTAACCCGCTACCGTTCCTACGGCCTGGCCTACAGTGTGGCGGCGCTCAACGAAGGGGTGTGCAAGTTGTGGCCGGGGCGTCCCGAACCGACGCTGTCGCGTCTGGGCATGCAGGTCATGAACAAAAATTTCACCCTGGACATCAGCCGCGCCCGGCATTATCTGGATTACGATCCCAAGGTCAGCCTCTGGACGGCCCTCGATGAATTCTGTGGCTGGTGGAAGGCTCAGGCTATTCGATGA
- a CDS encoding ATPase: MSMRNDANDDFDDVPSLRADVLDDDFPPTARTVVHSRTAPVVKVKAASTGPLWALVGALIFAFAGLAWWSFQQISLMEQQLVATQESFARISEEAAGRLQDISGKVVASQTNVTTDSEALKLQIRQLESKLQDQSAQQQGVAGQASDLDKRLAQMTAQTSELDKRLVQLTAQDTEHQTANTQLQAQVKALSAELAALKSAPSDAEKLDAQLKSLGADIVSLKKQGNPSAAIERLEQDMIVLKSEQDNRPAAAQGSTNTAEFDAFRSQVTRNINTLQAQIQNLQQQLRARQ; the protein is encoded by the coding sequence ATGTCCATGCGTAACGATGCCAACGACGACTTCGACGATGTACCGAGCTTGCGTGCAGACGTTCTCGACGACGATTTTCCGCCCACTGCCCGCACGGTCGTGCATTCGCGCACGGCGCCGGTGGTGAAGGTCAAGGCGGCGAGCACCGGCCCCCTGTGGGCGTTGGTCGGGGCGCTGATCTTTGCGTTCGCGGGCCTGGCCTGGTGGAGCTTCCAGCAGATCTCCCTGATGGAACAGCAACTGGTGGCGACCCAGGAAAGCTTCGCGCGGATCAGTGAGGAAGCGGCAGGGCGCTTGCAGGATATTTCCGGAAAGGTTGTTGCCAGCCAGACCAACGTCACCACTGACAGCGAGGCCTTGAAACTGCAAATCCGCCAGCTGGAAAGCAAGCTCCAGGACCAGAGCGCCCAACAGCAAGGTGTTGCCGGCCAGGCCTCGGACCTGGACAAGCGACTGGCACAGATGACCGCGCAAACCAGCGAACTGGACAAGCGTCTGGTGCAGTTGACTGCCCAGGACACCGAACATCAGACGGCCAATACGCAGTTGCAGGCCCAGGTCAAAGCCTTGAGCGCTGAATTGGCCGCCCTGAAAAGTGCCCCGTCCGACGCTGAAAAACTCGATGCACAGCTGAAAAGCCTGGGCGCCGATATTGTCTCGCTGAAAAAGCAAGGCAACCCGAGCGCTGCCATCGAACGTCTTGAGCAAGACATGATTGTGCTCAAAAGCGAACAGGACAATCGCCCGGCCGCCGCGCAGGGTTCGACCAACACTGCCGAGTTCGATGCCTTCCGCAGTCAGGTCACCCGCAACATCAATACCCTTCAGGCGCAGATCCAGAACCTTCAACAGCAACTGCGCGCGCGGCAGTAA
- a CDS encoding cache domain-containing protein, producing MGLLHRFALLCGMFLLYLGQVQAAGTEKDDSKAAIALLEKALAYYHENGDKAFAAFSRQGEFVDKDRYVFVLDTKGVMLASGGPSSALIDRDVSQVLGPDLQKTFKDALKVPEGNGIQQAEYRWQNWSDGKVERKHVYYQRIGQRILAVGYYLPRASAEQAMALLNKAATDLAKDEKGTLTAINSLKGGYLQDDLYVFVVDLDTQRYVAHGTNLRLINTDFSKILDPEGKPVGEPILALMAQQDDGEYEYRWKNPVTGKVENKHAYLKKVGHFLVAVGYYSP from the coding sequence ATGGGGTTACTGCATAGGTTCGCCTTGCTGTGCGGCATGTTTTTGCTGTACCTGGGCCAGGTGCAAGCCGCCGGGACGGAAAAGGACGACAGCAAGGCGGCCATCGCTCTGCTGGAAAAAGCCCTGGCTTACTACCACGAGAATGGCGACAAGGCCTTTGCTGCGTTCAGCCGCCAGGGTGAGTTTGTCGACAAGGACCGATATGTCTTTGTGCTCGACACCAAGGGCGTGATGCTTGCCAGCGGCGGGCCGTCGTCGGCGCTGATTGACCGGGACGTGTCGCAAGTGCTCGGGCCGGATTTGCAGAAAACCTTCAAGGACGCCCTGAAAGTGCCGGAAGGCAATGGCATTCAGCAGGCGGAATATCGCTGGCAGAACTGGAGCGACGGCAAGGTCGAGCGCAAGCATGTCTACTACCAGCGCATCGGCCAGCGGATTCTGGCGGTCGGTTATTACCTGCCACGGGCCTCCGCCGAACAGGCCATGGCCTTGCTGAATAAAGCGGCAACCGATCTGGCCAAAGACGAAAAGGGCACCCTGACGGCGATCAATTCCCTCAAGGGCGGCTACCTGCAGGATGACCTGTACGTATTTGTCGTCGACCTGGACACCCAGCGTTACGTGGCCCACGGCACCAACCTGCGGCTGATCAATACCGACTTCAGCAAGATCCTGGACCCGGAAGGCAAACCGGTGGGCGAGCCGATTCTGGCATTGATGGCCCAGCAGGATGATGGCGAATACGAATATCGCTGGAAAAACCCGGTGACCGGCAAGGTCGAGAACAAACATGCCTACCTGAAGAAGGTCGGGCATTTTCTGGTGGCGGTCGGGTATTACAGCCCTTGA